The following coding sequences lie in one Oryctolagus cuniculus chromosome 7, mOryCun1.1, whole genome shotgun sequence genomic window:
- the LOC100351764 gene encoding cornifin alpha — protein MSSQQQKQPCTVPPQLQQHQVKQPCQPPPQEPCVPKTKEPCQPKVPEPCHPRVPEPCHPKVPEPCHPKVLEPCHPKVPEPCHPKVPEPCHPKVPEPCHPKVPEPCPTVTPAPAQQKMKQK, from the coding sequence ATGAGTTCTCAGCAGCAGAAGCAGCCCTGCACCGTACCCCCTCAGCTGCAGCAGCACCAGGTGAAGCAGCCTTGCCAGCCTCCACCCCAGGAACCCTGTGTCCCCAAAACCAAGGAGCCCTGCCAGCCCAAGGTGCCGGAGCCCTGCCACCCCAGAGTGCCTGAGCCCTGCCATCCAAAGGTGCCGGAGCCCTGCCACCCCAAGGtgctggagccctgccacccaaagGTGCCggagccctgccacccaaagGTGCCAGAGCCCTGCCACCCCAAGGTGCCGGAGCCCTGCCACCCCAAGGTGCCTGAGCCCTGTCCAACCGTCACTCCAGCACCAGCTCAGCAGAAGATGAAGCAGAAGTAG